Genomic segment of bacterium:
CGCTGCAAGCTGCTGGAGCTGATCGGGGTTGCTCACGATCTGCCGTAGCTTGCGGTAGTCAGCTCGTGAGAAGAGCGGCTTGCTTTCCACAACCAGGACATGGCCTGACTTCACTGCGACAACGTCAGGCACGACATCGCCCTCTCCCCGATTGCCGGCGCTGCGCAATCTGAACCCGCCCTGAGTTCCTGGGTGGTGGGCTGCGATGATCTGCCACCCTCGCGCCTCGAGCCAGTCACAGACGGCTTCGGTTATCGTCTCCTCCCGCACTGCGCTCACAGAAGGATACCGTCCGCGAATACGACCATGTCAGCGAACGAGCAGATGGTGCGCATCTCCTTCTGTTTGGTGTAGCGACAGCCTTCCCTTAGGTGCAGGTTGTAGTACCTATCGCCCTGCCGGATCTCATCTTCCTCCATTTGGAGGGGGCAGTTTGCGCGGTGGTAGCGTTGGGCCTTGTCCACGACCTGGGAGATCGAGGCTCTGGGGAAGGAGATGATGAGGTTGCTGTGGCGGTGCTGGGTGGTGGGGCCGTTCCGGCATGTGAGGTAGTCCACTGCCACGAGCGCTCCAGCGTAGGGGTCGGCGCGAAAGGTGCGGGAGTCCGTCGTGTAGATGATGCTGGCTTCCCTCGACTGCATGAGGTCGGGCAGTGACTCCAGATCGACGTCGGTGATCCTCCTGATCCGCCTCAGGAGACCGGAGGTAGGAACCCGTTCGCAGGAGGTCAGGGGAGACCACGGCCCGTCGTGCCCACCTCGTTCGTGGTATAGGCTCCAGTTCTGGGCTTCCCGTGTCGCGAAGAACTCAGTAAAGACCAACTCGGAGAACGGCCGGTTCTGACGGTAGCACGCTATCGCGAGGTCCGCAAACTGCCGCAGGGCTACGACTTCGGGGTGCCGCGCTGGCGGCAAGCAGGAGCGCGCGGACTCGGACAGCAGGTACCCCTGCTGCGGGTGTCCCGTCTCGCGGTCCGCCGGCCACAGGAACGGGAGAGCCGGAACGTTGTGAAAGCGCGACACCTGCACAAGAGCTCGCAGAATCAGGGGGTTGAACTGGTCCCAGCGTCCGGCCTCGGTGCCACGAGTAACCCACTTCCGCTGCGGGAACAGATAGGCGAAGGGGGTGCCTTGTGCGGCGGCGGCGACGATCCGGGCAAAACGCTGGAAGGCATCATGCCCCGTGGGGGCCTCGGCGGATATCTCGACCCCGAACACGGGTCGCAGAGGGTCACCGGCAGCGACGATAACGTCCGGCTTGTCCAGGTACAGCATCTGCTGGACGAAAGCAGGATTGTCGGGGAACAGCCGGTCGTTCGGAAGGATCGGCCGAACGTCGGTTCCCCTTGGAAGGCTTGTATGCCGGATCAGGTACTTCGCTTCAGTCTCGCTCTCGCCATAGAACACGACGAAAGTCTCATCAGCCATCTCCCCCTATACCTCCTGAATGAGCTTCAACTCCTGGGAGCTTAGCTGCGTCTCGGCCAAGTCGCAGAACTCCTCGCTGATCTCATAACCAATCCCGTGTCGCCCCAAGTTGCGCGCGGCCACGAGCGTTGTCCCCGTCCCCAGGAACGGATCGAGAACGGTCTCTCCTCTGTAGCTGTACAGGAGGATCAGTCGTTCGGGAATGGCCAGAGGGAAGGGGGCTGGATGGCCCTTCGTCATGGAGACAGGCAGCTCCCAGACACTCCATGCGACGCGCTTGATGAACTCTTCACTTAGTGGCTCGCGGGCCGGGGGCTCGAACTCCCCCTCCTTCTGGAGCACGAGGATGTACTCGTGTTGGATATTGATGTTGGCCGAGCACGGGTACGGCTTGGTCTTCAGGAACTGGGTCGTGCCCCGCTGCCACAGGCCCTGTGTGCCCTTAGGCTTGACCCAGATGATCTCCTTCTTGAAGCTGAAGCCAAGGCTCTCGAAGATGCGGATGCAGTCCGCGGGGATGTGCTTCATGTCGCCATCGGATACGCGTGTGCCGACTACCCAGCACATGAACCGCCCGGGGGCGAGGACCCGGTGGCATTCCTCACCAACCAGACGTAGCTGCTCCAAGTAGTCGGCATAGGACTGCCCCAGCCCAATCTGGGCCTCATGCCTGTAGTTCTTGATGTCCCAGTACGGGGGGCTGGTGACAATGAGGGCCACCGAGCCGTCACCCAGCGTGCCCATGCTGCGCGCGTCGCCGTGGTAGATCCGGACACCATTCTGTTCATACACGAGCTGCTCTGGCATCAATCTGTCGGTTCCGCCCTTCTGGACCATCTGGAGGTATTGTCCCTGCTAGCCCGGAAAATGTCAAAGACCAAATCGCCCCCGGAGAGGAAGTGCACACCATGCGCGTTGCCCTCAACACCGTGACTCTCGGTCGTGAGATAGACCCCGTCGAGGCGCTGCAGGTGTCCGCCGACGCGGGCTTTGCCAGTGTGGGGGTGTGGTACAGCACCCTCGACGCCCTGCAGCAGCGAGTGGGTTCGCTGGATGACCTGCAGCAGTTCAGCGCGCTGCGGCTGGAGGAGATGTGCTACCTGGGCGGGTGGATGTGGGCTACGGGCGAAGCGCGCGACCAGGCGCTGCAGGCCGCTGAAGACCGC
This window contains:
- a CDS encoding site-specific DNA-methyltransferase, whose protein sequence is MPEQLVYEQNGVRIYHGDARSMGTLGDGSVALIVTSPPYWDIKNYRHEAQIGLGQSYADYLEQLRLVGEECHRVLAPGRFMCWVVGTRVSDGDMKHIPADCIRIFESLGFSFKKEIIWVKPKGTQGLWQRGTTQFLKTKPYPCSANINIQHEYILVLQKEGEFEPPAREPLSEEFIKRVAWSVWELPVSMTKGHPAPFPLAIPERLILLYSYRGETVLDPFLGTGTTLVAARNLGRHGIGYEISEEFCDLAETQLSSQELKLIQEV